In Meleagris gallopavo isolate NT-WF06-2002-E0010 breed Aviagen turkey brand Nicholas breeding stock chromosome 5, Turkey_5.1, whole genome shotgun sequence, a single window of DNA contains:
- the ZFYVE21 gene encoding zinc finger FYVE domain-containing protein 21, with product MRTLCGNIADPTLKHAATAPLSAPSQRTGLAPEPPDAVRRGTVARAAFTTAAVARIRQEAARALTYGARRLPWGLALLRPQPGRSPNHLARRTPATGSGGAQPEVTSCPRCMQCDTKFDFITRKHHCRRCGKCFCDKCCSKKVPLPRMCFVDPVRQCAECALISQKETEFYDKQLKVLMNGATFFVTLGTSDKSELMVCRLSNNQRYLVLDGDSHYEIEIVQISTVQILTEGFTPGEKDTHTYTSLLESQHITEGGNTRAIGMILQYKVPGSEELTQMKFTASEDFSSNKKLSASWLAAMHKATKLLYESRDQ from the exons ATGCGAACACTTTGTGGGAACATAGCGGATCCCACACTGAAGCACGCCGCGACCGCACCGCTCAGCGCCCCGTCCCAGCGCACCGGATTAGCGCCGGAACCACCTGATGCCGTAAGGCGCGGCACTGTCGCGCGCGCCGCCTTTACGACAGCGGCAGTCGCACGGATACGGCAGGAGGCCGCGCGGGCGCTCACCTATGGGGCGCGGCGGCTGCCATGGGGCCTGGCG CTACTTCGACCTCAGCCCGGAAGGTCTCCGAACCACTTAGCGCGGCGGACGCCGGCTACGGGCAGCGGCGGAGCCCAACCCGAAGTCACCTCA TGCCCGAGATGTATGCAGTGTGATACGAAATTTGACTTCATAACTAGAAAG CATCACTGCCGAAGATGTGGAAAGTGCTTCTGTGACAAGTGCTGCAGTAAAAAAGTGCCTCTGCCTCGCATGTGCTTTGTGGACCCTGTGCGCCAGTGTGCTGAGTGTGCCCTCATCTCACAGAAAGAAACCGAGTTCTATGACAAACAGCTTAAAGTGCTCATGAATG GTGCTACGTTCTTTGTAACTCTGGGAACGTCGGATAAGTCGGAGCTCATGGTCTGTCGGCTCTCCAACAATCAGAG ATACCTGGTTTTGGATGGAGACAGCCATTATGAGATTGAAATTGTACAAATTTCAACTGTTCAGATACTTACAGAGGGATTTACTCCTGGAG AAAAAGATACTCACACTTACACCAGCCTTCTGGAGAGCCAGCATATTACTGAAG GGGGCAATACCCGTGCCATAGGTATGATTCTGCAGTATAAAGTACCAGGGTCAGAGGAGCTAACACAGATGAAATTTACGGCCAGTGAAGACTTCAGCTCTAACAAGAAGCTGTCAGCAAGCTGGCTGGCAGCTATGCATAAG GCAACAAAACTTCTTTATGAATCTCGGGACCAGTAA
- the XRCC3 gene encoding DNA repair protein XRCC3 has product MDWDQFDLNPKVIAALKKADIKSIKEVLNLSGADLQRLMKLSSADVECLLKTVSRTLRKNCMLTALQLYQDKDCLSSQCQKLSLGCSVLDDLLKGGIPLVGITELAGESSAGKTQIGLQLCLCVQYPYRYGGLESGAVYICTEDAFPSKRLQQLIAQQHKLRADVPPEIIQKIRFGNSIFVEHAADLDTFHNCITKRLSLLLTRGTVRLVVIDSIAALFRCEFGASDSVLKARYLQTFGAQLHGLSTRFRTPIMCINQVTDAVSESEAVQCGYSTADSRVFPALGITWANQLLMRLMVSRVPQPEPTPGAVSHHPASVRTLRVVFAPHLPPSFCCYTVRLEGVKGMKVKNSQMNLFVHAFQRP; this is encoded by the exons ATGGACTGGGACCAGTTTGACCTGAACCCGAAGGTGATTGCTGCCCTTAAGAAAG CTGacataaaatcaataaaagaGGTGTTAAATCTTTCTGGAGCAGACTTGCAAAGGTTGATGAAGCTGTCCAGTGCAGATGTGGAGTGTTTGCTGAAAACGGTCTCTCGCACTCTGAGGAAAAACTGTATGCTTACAG CACTTCAGCTCTACCAAGATAAGGATTGTTTGTCCTCCCAGTGCCAGAAGCTAAGCCTGGGATGTTCGGTGCTTGATGACTTGTTGAAAGGTGGCATTCCTTTAGTGGGAATCACAGAACTTGCTGGGGAAAGTTCTGCTGGGAAGACTCAGATTGGTTTGCAGCTGTGTCTTTGTGTGCAGTATCCTTACAGATACGGTGGATTAGAGTCGG GAGCTGTCTACATTTGTACAGAAGATGCATTCCCAAGTAAACGTTTGCAACAGCTGATAGCTCAACAGCATAAACTGCGTGCAGATGTGCCACCTGAAATCATACAAAAGATCAGGTTTGGGAACAGTATCTTTGTTGAGCATGCAGCAGACCTG GACACCTTCCACAACTGCATTACGAAGAggctctccctgctgctcacgAGAGGCACGGTGCGCTTGGTGGTCATCGATTCCATTGCTGCTTTGTTTCGATGTGAATTTGGAGCTTCAGATTCTGTTCTGAAGGCTCGCTACTTGCAGACATTTGGAGCACAGCTCCATGGCTTAAGCACCAGATTCAGGACTCCAATAATGTGCATTAATCAG GTGACCGATGCTGTGAGTGAGTCAGAAGCTGTGCAGTGTGGCTACAG TACTGCTGACAGCAGAGTCTTTCCAGCACTCGGAATAACCTGGGCAAATCAGCTGCTAATGAGACTGATGGTCAGCAGAGTGCCACAACCTGAACCAACACCTGGAGCTGTGTCACACCACCCTGCAAGCGTGAGGACTTTAAGAGTAGTGTTTGCTCCTCATCTACCTCCATCCTTCTGCTGCTATACAGTAAGATTGGAAGGTGTGAAAGGAATGAA GGTGAAGAACAGCCAGATGAACTTGTTCGTCCACGCTTTCCAAAGGCCTTAA